One Chlorobaculum limnaeum genomic window carries:
- a CDS encoding beta-ketoacyl-ACP synthase III, protein MKAAITTTAKYLPEEVLSNQDLERILDTNDEWITTRTGIKERRILRDPEKATSYMATEVARQLLEKRGISADEIDLIIVATMTPDMIFPSTACLVQGNIQAKNAWAFDLSAACSGFVYGLSTGAQFIESGNCKKVMVIGADKMSSIIDYTDRSTAILFGDGAGGVILEAAQEEGYGVLDARLYSDGANGQNHLLMPGGGSLHPASHETLDQRLHFIRQDGKQVFKAAVMAMADVAEEIMQRNNLTSDTIDWLVPHQANQRIIHATAERMGITGEKVMMNIAHYGNTTAGTVPICLAELDEQGKLHKGSNLVLVSFGAGYTWGGVYVRWQ, encoded by the coding sequence ATGAAAGCAGCCATAACGACGACCGCCAAGTACCTGCCTGAAGAGGTGCTCTCCAATCAGGACCTCGAGCGCATTCTCGATACCAACGATGAGTGGATAACGACTCGCACCGGTATCAAGGAGCGGAGAATTCTCAGGGATCCCGAAAAGGCCACGTCGTACATGGCGACCGAGGTTGCCCGCCAGTTGCTCGAAAAGCGGGGCATCTCCGCCGACGAGATCGACCTGATTATCGTGGCGACCATGACTCCCGACATGATCTTTCCATCGACGGCGTGCCTGGTTCAGGGAAACATCCAGGCCAAAAACGCTTGGGCGTTCGATCTTTCCGCCGCCTGTTCAGGCTTTGTCTATGGCCTCTCCACCGGCGCGCAGTTCATCGAATCGGGCAACTGCAAGAAGGTGATGGTGATCGGCGCGGACAAGATGTCCTCCATCATCGACTATACCGACCGCTCGACGGCGATTCTTTTCGGCGACGGCGCGGGCGGCGTCATTCTCGAAGCAGCGCAGGAAGAGGGGTACGGCGTTCTCGACGCTCGTCTCTACTCCGACGGCGCAAACGGACAGAATCATCTGCTGATGCCTGGCGGCGGAAGCCTTCATCCGGCCTCGCATGAAACGCTCGATCAACGGCTGCACTTCATCCGGCAGGATGGCAAGCAGGTGTTCAAGGCAGCGGTCATGGCGATGGCCGATGTCGCCGAAGAGATCATGCAGCGCAACAATCTGACCTCCGATACCATCGACTGGCTCGTGCCGCATCAGGCCAACCAGCGAATCATTCACGCTACCGCGGAGCGCATGGGCATCACCGGGGAGAAGGTGATGATGAACATCGCACACTATGGCAACACGACCGCAGGCACCGTGCCGATCTGCCTGGCCGAGCTGGACGAGCAAGGCAAATTGCACAAAGGCTCGAACCTCGTGCTGGTGAGCTTCGGAGCGGGCTACACTTGGGGCGGCGTTTACGTCCGTTGGCAGTAA
- the rpmF gene encoding 50S ribosomal protein L32 — MANPKAKMSKSRRDKRRAQFNARTKATVTVVCPNCGEPTLPHRACRHCGHYKGRQVTGKIVVA; from the coding sequence ATGGCCAACCCGAAAGCCAAGATGTCCAAGTCCAGAAGGGACAAGAGGAGAGCACAGTTCAACGCCCGTACAAAGGCTACCGTTACGGTTGTCTGCCCGAACTGCGGCGAGCCGACCCTTCCGCATCGCGCTTGCCGTCACTGCGGCCACTACAAAGGCCGTCAGGTCACCGGCAAGATCGTCGTCGCCTAA
- the plsX gene encoding phosphate acyltransferase PlsX — translation MLTIVVDAMGGDNAPACVVEGVIDALRESGNRFEILLIGQEEKVTPLLQQHDTVNLNLRFMHASEVITMEDVPATAVKAKQESSLVRGLKLCKSKEADAFVSAGNTGAMMAASLFVLGRLPGVLRPTIYAYFPRLGEGLTNIVDVGANVDCKPENLVQFAEMLTIYQRYAAKIENPSVGLLNIGEEEGKGPDYLKQSWKMLQEAHEQGKINFIGNIEGHDILAGKATIVVCDGLVGNTILKFGESIPHFLGALFKPALEKLVMAGKLDQNSAALAGQAFKGIFEPFDVEKFGGVPFLGVDGISIVGHGRSSSRAIKNMIYMAEHMIEQRVNERIAEMLA, via the coding sequence ATGTTAACCATTGTCGTGGATGCCATGGGTGGCGACAATGCACCCGCGTGCGTTGTCGAGGGCGTAATCGATGCCCTCAGAGAGAGCGGAAACCGCTTCGAAATCCTGCTGATCGGTCAGGAGGAGAAGGTCACGCCTCTCTTGCAGCAGCATGATACCGTGAATCTCAACCTCCGCTTCATGCATGCCTCAGAGGTTATCACCATGGAGGATGTTCCCGCCACCGCCGTCAAGGCAAAGCAGGAGTCTTCGCTTGTCCGTGGCCTGAAGCTCTGCAAGTCGAAAGAGGCGGACGCTTTCGTGAGCGCTGGCAATACCGGCGCGATGATGGCGGCGTCGCTTTTCGTGCTTGGCCGTCTTCCCGGCGTGCTGCGACCAACCATCTACGCCTACTTCCCGCGACTCGGCGAGGGGCTGACCAACATTGTCGATGTTGGCGCGAACGTTGACTGCAAGCCGGAAAATCTGGTGCAGTTCGCCGAAATGCTAACCATCTACCAGCGTTACGCAGCAAAGATCGAAAATCCCTCGGTCGGCCTGCTCAACATCGGAGAGGAGGAGGGCAAAGGGCCCGACTATCTCAAACAGTCCTGGAAAATGTTGCAGGAGGCGCACGAGCAGGGAAAGATCAACTTCATCGGCAACATCGAAGGTCACGATATTCTTGCCGGTAAAGCCACCATCGTCGTCTGCGACGGCCTTGTCGGCAACACCATCCTCAAGTTTGGCGAGAGCATTCCGCATTTTCTCGGTGCGCTCTTCAAACCCGCACTCGAAAAGCTGGTCATGGCGGGCAAGCTCGACCAGAACTCGGCGGCGCTGGCAGGCCAGGCGTTCAAGGGGATTTTCGAGCCGTTCGATGTCGAAAAGTTCGGCGGCGTGCCGTTCCTCGGCGTCGATGGCATATCGATTGTCGGCCACGGGCGATCGTCGTCGCGTGCCATCAAGAACATGATCTACATGGCGGAGCACATGATCGAGCAGCGCGTCAACGAACGCATCGCGGAAATGCTCGCCTGA
- the fabD gene encoding ACP S-malonyltransferase: MKAFVFPGQGSQYCGMGRDLYERFPEAKSLMDKADELLGYPITNIMFNGSEDELKQTRYTQLAIFLHSYAAATLLGRDGVEMAAGHSLGEYTALCFAGAISFDDAVRLVAKRGELMQNAGQQNPGTMAAIIGMADEALDALLQEASACGTVQAANFNSPGQIVISGDVAAVKKAVELAPSKGARMAKELVVSGAFHSPLMKPAEKELAETLDTIAIRDAEIPVCMNVVAKPVTSAAEIRANLISQLTSSVLWSQSVQAMADAGVTEFVEVGPQKVLQGLIKRISKAAVCAGVDTADQVDAMRNPA; encoded by the coding sequence ATGAAAGCATTTGTTTTCCCCGGACAGGGTTCCCAGTACTGCGGCATGGGACGCGATCTTTACGAACGCTTTCCGGAGGCGAAGTCGCTGATGGACAAGGCCGACGAACTGCTCGGCTACCCGATCACCAATATCATGTTCAACGGCAGCGAGGATGAGCTGAAACAGACGCGATACACCCAGCTCGCCATCTTCCTGCACAGCTACGCGGCGGCAACGCTGCTCGGACGCGACGGCGTCGAGATGGCGGCGGGCCACAGCCTCGGCGAATATACCGCGCTCTGTTTTGCGGGCGCGATCTCCTTCGATGATGCGGTGCGGCTCGTGGCCAAACGCGGCGAGCTGATGCAGAACGCCGGACAGCAGAATCCCGGCACGATGGCCGCGATCATCGGCATGGCGGACGAGGCGCTCGACGCGCTCCTGCAGGAGGCCAGCGCTTGCGGCACCGTGCAGGCGGCGAACTTCAACTCGCCCGGCCAGATCGTCATCTCCGGCGACGTCGCTGCGGTGAAGAAAGCAGTCGAACTCGCTCCGTCGAAAGGTGCGCGGATGGCCAAGGAGCTGGTCGTCTCGGGCGCGTTCCACTCGCCCCTGATGAAGCCTGCCGAGAAAGAGCTTGCCGAAACGCTCGACACCATCGCGATCCGCGACGCCGAGATTCCGGTCTGCATGAACGTGGTGGCAAAGCCCGTCACTTCGGCGGCGGAAATCCGCGCAAACCTCATCAGCCAGCTCACCAGCTCCGTTCTCTGGAGCCAGTCGGTACAGGCAATGGCGGACGCGGGCGTCACCGAATTTGTCGAAGTCGGCCCGCAGAAGGTATTGCAGGGCCTCATCAAAAGAATCAGCAAAGCCGCCGTTTGCGCGGGAGTCGATACCGCCGACCAGGTGGATGCGATGCGCAATCCGGCATAA
- a CDS encoding GIY-YIG nuclease family protein has translation MENAEPHYLYILKSGTADRYYVGISSNPRRRLDYHNSFEKGFTSRYRPWRIVFTKESPSKAEAHAAETTAQGWKSREGLIGGEKRLS, from the coding sequence GTGGAGAACGCAGAGCCACATTACCTTTACATCCTCAAATCCGGGACGGCTGACCGTTATTATGTCGGCATCTCGTCGAACCCGCGCCGCCGTCTGGATTACCACAACAGCTTCGAGAAGGGGTTTACCTCCCGATATCGTCCCTGGCGCATCGTGTTTACCAAAGAGTCTCCATCAAAAGCCGAAGCTCATGCTGCCGAGACAACGGCCCAAGGCTGGAAGAGCCGGGAGGGGCTGATCGGGGGAGAGAAGCGCTTGTCCTGA
- the fabG gene encoding 3-oxoacyl-[acyl-carrier-protein] reductase, with protein sequence MFTGKTAIVTGAARGIGQAIALDLAAKGADLVIGDLKAEWLTETEEALKQLGAKVTCKELDVTSTDACQKVFDEVAKENGRIDILVNNAGITRDGLLMRMSEEDWDAVLTVNLKGVFNCTKAVTRIMMKQRSGSIINIASIIGLMGNAGQANYAASKGGVIAFTKSIAREIASRNVRVNAIAPGFITSKMTDALSEEVRQKMLEAIPLGVFGTPQHVADAVAFLASDQSAYITGQVLSVNGGMYM encoded by the coding sequence ATGTTCACAGGAAAAACCGCCATCGTCACCGGCGCGGCGAGAGGCATCGGCCAAGCCATCGCCCTCGATCTCGCCGCTAAAGGCGCTGATCTCGTCATCGGCGACCTCAAGGCGGAGTGGCTGACGGAAACCGAAGAGGCACTCAAGCAGCTCGGCGCGAAAGTGACCTGCAAGGAGCTCGACGTCACCAGCACCGACGCCTGCCAGAAGGTTTTCGACGAAGTGGCTAAAGAGAATGGCCGCATCGATATTCTCGTCAACAACGCGGGCATCACCCGCGACGGCCTGTTGATGCGCATGAGCGAAGAGGACTGGGATGCCGTACTGACCGTGAACCTCAAAGGGGTGTTCAACTGCACCAAGGCCGTGACGCGCATCATGATGAAGCAGCGTTCCGGCTCGATCATCAATATCGCCTCGATCATCGGTCTCATGGGCAACGCCGGGCAGGCCAACTACGCGGCCTCGAAAGGGGGCGTCATCGCCTTCACCAAATCGATTGCCAGGGAAATTGCCTCGCGCAACGTCCGGGTCAACGCCATCGCACCAGGGTTCATCACCTCGAAAATGACCGACGCGCTTTCGGAAGAGGTTCGCCAGAAAATGCTTGAAGCAATTCCGCTCGGCGTTTTCGGCACGCCCCAGCATGTGGCCGACGCGGTGGCATTTCTCGCCAGCGACCAGTCCGCTTACATCACCGGACAGGTGCTGAGCGTCAACGGCGGCATGTACATGTAA
- a CDS encoding YceD family protein, producing MSKEKALIEIRLAGLSTGTHEFEFTCSAADFADQALVEAGFSKEISVKVTVEKLEGEMIVTLKTSAIAGLTCDLCLAPITTELNGSYRIWYGYDQAGEPEEERDEEYRLIDRNTLSLDLTEDARETLLLSVPMKVTCTDNPDCRVFHQVENEPHEDNLPDSTWQESLEKLKNKYR from the coding sequence ATGTCCAAGGAAAAAGCGCTGATTGAAATCCGCCTGGCCGGTCTTTCCACAGGTACGCACGAGTTCGAGTTCACCTGCTCTGCGGCTGATTTCGCGGATCAGGCTCTCGTCGAGGCGGGTTTTTCGAAGGAGATTTCGGTCAAGGTGACTGTCGAGAAGCTGGAGGGCGAGATGATCGTCACCCTGAAGACCTCGGCGATTGCCGGGCTGACCTGCGACCTGTGCCTTGCGCCGATCACCACCGAGCTGAACGGTTCGTACCGTATCTGGTATGGTTACGATCAGGCTGGCGAGCCAGAGGAGGAGCGCGACGAGGAGTATCGCCTCATCGACCGAAACACGCTCTCGCTCGATCTTACCGAAGATGCCCGGGAGACGCTGCTGCTCTCCGTCCCGATGAAAGTCACCTGCACGGACAATCCCGATTGCCGAGTGTTCCATCAGGTAGAAAACGAGCCGCATGAAGACAACCTGCCCGACAGCACCTGGCAGGAGTCGCTCGAAAAACTGAAAAACAAGTATCGTTAA
- a CDS encoding TsoY family (seleno)protein, protein MSEYLGFRKTPAFEQLKASNAEPLTYAMTINVMFILGGLFVPGLWSLVEYLFPIALAAFLAVGLYAGYIFLLFFARVIAYGNFDCERNNSPSQILSIFTFSMVAVGMSASGATSHNPVSSGIGIILAVYFTAMADTLGIIKIVLGFRSMLANGINYETSVSLWIVIPILTLIGITNYRVSMGLSHNFHAAIHPWFHVIVFTMFLSLQVLFGLLSYRVMKQLGYFRDFISGEKKSVVTYAAICPGVAFVVLGNFFINNGLVNAAVTGKFSMTYFLLYAPLILVQFQTNIVMLKLNRKLLREG, encoded by the coding sequence ATCAGCGAGTATCTCGGCTTCAGAAAAACGCCCGCCTTTGAACAGCTCAAGGCCAGCAATGCCGAACCGCTCACCTACGCGATGACCATCAATGTCATGTTCATTCTCGGCGGCCTGTTCGTGCCCGGCTTATGGTCGTTGGTCGAGTACCTGTTCCCGATCGCTCTGGCGGCGTTCCTCGCCGTAGGCCTCTATGCCGGCTATATTTTCCTCTTGTTTTTCGCCAGAGTGATCGCTTACGGCAACTTCGACTGCGAGCGCAACAACAGCCCGAGCCAGATACTCTCGATTTTCACCTTCTCGATGGTGGCCGTGGGCATGTCCGCGTCAGGAGCGACGAGCCACAATCCGGTCTCTTCGGGCATCGGGATCATCCTTGCCGTGTATTTCACCGCCATGGCCGACACCCTCGGCATCATCAAAATCGTGCTCGGCTTCCGTTCGATGCTGGCCAACGGCATCAACTACGAGACATCCGTCTCGCTCTGGATCGTCATTCCGATTCTGACGCTGATCGGCATCACGAATTACCGCGTGTCAATGGGGCTTTCGCATAATTTCCACGCCGCCATTCACCCCTGGTTCCACGTGATTGTCTTCACCATGTTCCTCTCCCTCCAGGTGCTGTTCGGGCTGCTCAGCTACAGAGTCATGAAGCAGCTTGGTTATTTCAGGGATTTCATTTCGGGCGAAAAAAAGAGCGTCGTGACCTATGCCGCCATCTGCCCCGGCGTGGCCTTCGTCGTCCTCGGCAACTTTTTCATCAACAACGGCCTGGTCAATGCCGCCGTTACCGGAAAGTTCTCGATGACCTATTTCCTGCTCTATGCGCCGCTGATTCTGGTTCAGTTCCAGACCAACATCGTCATGCTCAAGCTCAACAGAAAACTGCTCCGCGAAGGATGA
- the acpP gene encoding acyl carrier protein, giving the protein MSAAEIKDKVYDIIVSKMGVNKDQIKPESKFADDLGADSLDTVELIMELENEFGVQIPDEDAEKIGTVQQAIDYIVNKK; this is encoded by the coding sequence ATGAGCGCAGCCGAAATCAAAGATAAAGTGTACGATATCATCGTCAGCAAGATGGGCGTCAACAAGGATCAGATCAAGCCGGAATCGAAGTTTGCCGATGACCTTGGCGCCGATTCGCTCGACACGGTCGAACTGATCATGGAGCTCGAAAACGAGTTCGGCGTTCAGATTCCTGATGAAGATGCCGAGAAGATCGGTACCGTGCAGCAGGCCATTGACTACATCGTCAACAAGAAATAA